In Candidatus Defluviilinea proxima, a single genomic region encodes these proteins:
- a CDS encoding LacI family DNA-binding transcriptional regulator, giving the protein MPTVLDVAKRAGVAPITVSRVINNSGYISQSTRERVEAAVKELGYVPNTIARGLRSKRTHTLALIVTDITNPYFTLMARGVEDVAGELGYTVVYCNTDESEDKEEKYANILAQRQIDGVLLVPARGDAKIIKFLESNGVTVVVLDRRVSGAKTDFVRSDSENGARDLIRLLIGLGHEHIAMITGSKEVSTSVDRVTGYQQALTEAGLSKNELIYYGAFNQKSGYELTYQAMNRTPKPTAIFGANNFITIGIIKALHDLKADVPGDVSVVGFDDLPESMLVRPFLTVARQPAYEMGRSATELLLKRISGDLSEDFHEIILSTEIIQRESVGPLRNSEK; this is encoded by the coding sequence ATGCCAACAGTACTTGATGTAGCAAAGCGAGCCGGTGTTGCCCCTATAACAGTCTCTCGAGTCATTAATAATTCGGGGTATATCAGCCAATCTACACGAGAACGTGTTGAAGCGGCGGTTAAAGAATTAGGGTATGTTCCAAATACGATAGCACGGGGTCTTCGCTCAAAAAGAACACATACGTTGGCATTAATCGTCACTGACATCACAAATCCATACTTTACACTGATGGCTAGAGGCGTTGAGGATGTTGCGGGGGAATTAGGTTATACAGTCGTTTATTGCAACACAGATGAATCTGAAGATAAAGAAGAGAAATATGCCAATATATTGGCACAGAGACAGATAGATGGTGTTCTGTTGGTCCCTGCACGTGGTGATGCAAAGATCATTAAATTTCTGGAATCAAATGGTGTTACAGTTGTTGTGCTTGATCGCCGTGTCTCAGGAGCAAAGACAGATTTTGTTCGTTCAGACTCGGAAAATGGTGCAAGAGATTTGATAAGGCTCCTTATCGGTCTGGGCCATGAACATATAGCAATGATTACGGGGTCTAAGGAAGTTTCTACTTCAGTAGATCGTGTCACCGGATATCAACAGGCACTAACAGAAGCTGGGCTAAGCAAAAACGAATTGATTTATTATGGGGCTTTTAACCAAAAAAGCGGATACGAACTTACATATCAGGCAATGAATCGCACACCTAAACCAACAGCTATATTTGGAGCTAACAACTTTATTACGATTGGGATCATTAAAGCGTTGCATGATTTGAAAGCGGATGTACCGGGGGATGTTTCTGTAGTTGGTTTTGATGACTTGCCTGAATCCATGTTGGTTAGACCATTTCTAACAGTTGCCAGACAACCTGCATACGAAATGGGGCGCTCAGCAACTGAGCTACTACTAAAACGTATTTCTGGGGATCTGTCAGAAGATTTCCATGAAATTATTTTAAGCACTGAAATTATCCAGCGTGAATCCGTTGGTCCGTTGAGGAATAGTGAAAAATAA
- a CDS encoding alpha/beta fold hydrolase: protein MPLTFDLPIEQLKHYLGKNPRPVDFDSFWDQGLAEMQSIEPKVELVAADFQAPNAECFHLFFTGVGGARVHAKLLRPIKAPSQHPAVLLFHGYTGDAGDWFDKLGYVNAGFTVVALDCRGQAGLSEDHGSVIGNTLHGHIIRGLDDALKGSPEKLLFRQVFLDTAQLAKIVMEMPDVDANRVGAMGGSQGGALTVACAALEPRIKLAAPFYPFLSDYLRVWEMDHAKDAYKELQEYFRHSDPMHTSETAIFEKLGYIDIQFLAPRIRAEVFWGISLMDTICPPSTQFAVYNKITSSKRMAIYPDFGHEPLPGFQDQAFQFFMKL, encoded by the coding sequence ATGCCTCTGACCTTTGACCTACCCATTGAACAACTAAAACATTATCTTGGAAAAAATCCGCGTCCAGTTGATTTCGATTCTTTCTGGGATCAGGGATTGGCTGAAATGCAGTCCATTGAGCCGAAAGTCGAATTGGTAGCGGCTGATTTTCAGGCACCCAATGCGGAGTGCTTTCATTTGTTTTTTACCGGCGTGGGAGGTGCACGTGTACATGCCAAATTGTTGCGTCCCATAAAGGCGCCATCTCAACATCCTGCTGTGTTGTTATTTCATGGTTATACAGGCGATGCCGGTGATTGGTTTGATAAGCTTGGTTATGTGAATGCCGGATTTACTGTCGTCGCACTAGATTGTCGTGGGCAAGCAGGATTATCAGAAGATCATGGAAGCGTAATTGGAAATACCCTTCATGGACATATTATCCGTGGCTTGGATGATGCGTTGAAGGGTTCTCCGGAGAAATTGCTTTTTCGCCAAGTGTTCCTTGATACTGCTCAACTTGCAAAGATCGTCATGGAAATGCCTGATGTGGATGCCAACAGAGTCGGTGCCATGGGCGGAAGCCAGGGAGGTGCATTGACCGTAGCTTGTGCCGCCTTGGAGCCACGTATCAAACTTGCTGCGCCGTTTTACCCTTTCCTGAGCGATTACCTTCGGGTATGGGAAATGGACCATGCAAAAGATGCTTACAAAGAATTGCAGGAGTACTTCCGCCATTCAGACCCTATGCACACATCGGAAACAGCAATATTCGAGAAACTTGGGTATATAGATATTCAATTTCTGGCCCCACGTATCCGGGCAGAAGTATTTTGGGGAATTAGCTTGATGGACACGATTTGTCCTCCGTCCACGCAATTTGCAGTCTATAACAAGATTACCTCATCCAAGAGAATGGCAATATATCCTGATTTTGGGCATGAACCATTGCCGGGTTTTCAAGATCAAGCTTTTCAATTCTTTATGAAGTTGTAA
- a CDS encoding carbohydrate ABC transporter permease, which yields MKISRSELFAGRMLLLVLMTFTILPFISIFMTALHPSGTVPGGLEWPEHPQWGNFVDAFKVANMTTLLISSTRIVLTVVPAALIISTMAGFAIGLLRIPGSGVLLTLFVFGLTLPFQGIIIPIYILERAVGLYNTKLAIALPLIALYMPFAVFWMRAHFVNMPAEVSEAARVDGATTWDLFRRIHLPLAQAPIASLGILMSIWTWNQFLLALVLVEDPSQRTMAGALGAFQGHYATDVPLLCAGTILILVPTLIVFVLFQRQILTALLQGAVKG from the coding sequence ATGAAGATTAGCCGAAGCGAACTCTTTGCAGGACGGATGCTTCTTCTGGTGCTGATGACGTTTACGATCTTGCCTTTTATCAGTATCTTCATGACCGCCCTACATCCATCCGGTACTGTTCCTGGTGGTCTCGAATGGCCTGAACATCCGCAGTGGGGCAACTTTGTGGATGCATTTAAAGTGGCGAATATGACCACGCTTCTCATATCAAGCACACGCATTGTTCTCACCGTTGTGCCGGCGGCTCTTATCATCTCGACGATGGCCGGGTTTGCTATTGGCCTTTTACGAATCCCCGGCTCGGGCGTACTCTTGACATTGTTTGTGTTCGGTTTGACTTTACCGTTTCAAGGGATCATTATCCCCATCTACATCCTTGAGAGGGCGGTGGGACTCTACAACACTAAACTTGCAATTGCACTGCCGTTGATCGCCTTGTATATGCCGTTTGCTGTCTTCTGGATGCGCGCCCACTTCGTCAACATGCCGGCTGAAGTTTCGGAAGCGGCCCGTGTTGATGGCGCCACCACTTGGGATCTGTTCCGTCGTATCCACCTACCGTTAGCTCAGGCACCGATCGCTTCACTTGGAATCCTCATGTCTATCTGGACATGGAATCAGTTTCTCCTTGCATTAGTGCTTGTCGAGGATCCATCGCAACGAACAATGGCCGGTGCGTTGGGAGCATTTCAGGGCCACTATGCAACCGATGTTCCTCTGTTATGCGCTGGCACAATATTGATTCTAGTACCTACCCTTATTGTCTTCGTGCTGTTTCAGCGCCAGATCCTCACAGCCTTGCTTCAAGGCGCAGTCAAAGGATGA
- a CDS encoding sucrose phosphorylase, which yields MKNNVQLITYADRLGGGDLKTLHQLLKGPLAGLFGGVHILPFYYPIHGTDAGFDPVDHTKIDPHLGDWTDIKSLGQDVDLMADLIVNHVSSSSPQFLDYSEKGDASIYKGMFLTMSSIFPNGATEADLMTIYRPRPGLPFSYTILKNNQKRLLWTTFSKEQIDINVTDPQGQAYLQSVLQTLHDNGIRMVRLDAVGYAIKKAGSSCFMIPETFDFIESLANQAAALDIEILVEIHSYFRRQIEIAKQVDRVYDFALPPLVLHAIFNRTARYLKEWLEISPRNAITVLDTHDGIGVIDIGADSADPERRPGIISPEELDALVEKIHTNTNGQSRLATGGAASNLDLYQVNCTFYDALGRNDNDYLLARAIQFFAPGVPQVYYVGLLAGENDMTLLARSSVGRDINRHYYSSEEILSAIQRPVVQSLFELIRFRNCHPAFDGSFSMPEISVSKIAMRWENGDHWAMLDVDFSSGSYSISNSPFELPPQKY from the coding sequence ATGAAAAACAACGTACAACTCATCACTTATGCAGACCGTTTGGGTGGAGGTGATTTAAAGACCCTACATCAATTATTGAAGGGGCCGCTTGCTGGGCTGTTTGGTGGTGTTCATATCCTCCCATTCTATTATCCTATTCATGGTACCGATGCCGGCTTTGACCCTGTCGATCACACTAAAATTGACCCGCATCTTGGGGATTGGACGGATATCAAGAGCTTGGGACAGGATGTGGATCTGATGGCGGACCTGATCGTTAATCATGTGTCCTCATCCTCACCACAGTTTTTGGATTATTCTGAAAAAGGGGATGCGTCCATTTACAAGGGTATGTTTCTCACCATGTCCAGCATTTTTCCGAATGGCGCCACCGAAGCCGATCTAATGACTATTTATCGACCACGGCCAGGTCTACCCTTTTCATATACCATCCTAAAGAACAATCAAAAACGCTTACTATGGACCACCTTCTCGAAAGAACAGATCGATATCAATGTAACTGACCCGCAAGGACAAGCGTACTTACAATCTGTGTTGCAAACGTTACATGACAATGGCATCAGAATGGTGCGATTGGATGCTGTAGGATATGCCATCAAAAAAGCAGGATCTAGCTGCTTCATGATTCCAGAAACATTTGATTTTATTGAGTCCCTTGCCAATCAGGCAGCAGCTTTAGATATCGAAATACTTGTTGAAATCCATTCATACTTCCGCAGGCAGATTGAAATTGCTAAACAGGTGGATCGTGTTTATGATTTTGCACTTCCTCCCCTTGTGTTGCATGCGATATTCAACCGTACTGCTCGTTATTTGAAAGAGTGGCTGGAAATCAGTCCACGCAATGCCATCACTGTCTTGGATACGCACGATGGTATAGGTGTGATAGATATCGGAGCTGATAGTGCAGATCCAGAAAGACGTCCTGGCATAATCTCACCAGAAGAATTGGATGCTCTGGTCGAAAAAATCCATACCAATACTAACGGACAAAGCCGTTTGGCTACCGGTGGAGCAGCATCCAATTTAGATCTGTATCAAGTGAATTGTACATTTTATGATGCTCTCGGACGTAATGACAATGATTATTTGCTGGCACGTGCAATACAGTTCTTTGCTCCCGGCGTGCCACAGGTATATTATGTAGGCTTATTGGCGGGTGAGAACGATATGACCTTGCTGGCTAGAAGTAGTGTCGGTCGTGATATCAACCGACATTATTATTCATCTGAAGAGATTCTTTCAGCCATCCAACGGCCTGTTGTTCAATCGCTATTCGAACTAATTCGCTTTCGTAATTGTCATCCCGCTTTTGATGGGTCTTTCAGTATGCCTGAAATTAGTGTTTCCAAAATTGCGATGCGCTGGGAGAATGGAGATCATTGGGCGATGTTAGATGTGGATTTTTCTTCCGGTTCATATTCCATTTCTAATAGCCCGTTTGAGTTACCACCCCAAAAATATTAA
- a CDS encoding sugar ABC transporter permease has translation MTVDNNHPAALSVSKRTPASNWVRRETFIGWLFVLPALLMYAGFVLVPFLLTIVYSFHRWNGVGPMKWVGLKNYITVFQVPDLLGTIFNAFWLVVWFSFIPVGLGLVVASVINRVATGRFGEVARTVLFLPQVIALVAAGIIWGWLFSLSGLINQLLKIIGLGSITRAWLGDFDWALSAVGIIGVWVLLGFCTVLLSTGISKVDPALYESARIDGSSWFTEFTAITVPLLRHEIGVCLTVTVIAALATFDIVYVATAGGPGNATSVPGLQIYILAFSQRNIGLASALAVMLMILVVLIILPIQRLNQEVK, from the coding sequence ATGACAGTAGATAATAATCATCCTGCGGCTCTCTCTGTATCCAAGCGCACCCCTGCAAGTAACTGGGTCCGCCGAGAGACCTTTATTGGCTGGCTGTTTGTCCTCCCTGCTTTGCTCATGTACGCGGGTTTTGTGCTTGTGCCTTTCCTGTTGACCATCGTGTATTCGTTTCATCGCTGGAACGGTGTTGGTCCGATGAAATGGGTCGGGTTGAAGAACTATATAACTGTTTTCCAAGTGCCTGACCTGCTTGGGACGATTTTCAATGCGTTCTGGTTGGTTGTGTGGTTCAGTTTCATTCCTGTGGGACTTGGCCTTGTCGTTGCAAGTGTGATCAATCGCGTGGCAACCGGGCGGTTTGGGGAGGTTGCCCGAACCGTTCTATTCCTTCCACAGGTTATAGCACTCGTCGCAGCTGGCATCATTTGGGGTTGGCTGTTCTCTCTTTCAGGCCTAATCAATCAGTTACTCAAGATCATTGGTCTTGGTTCGATCACCCGCGCCTGGTTGGGCGACTTCGACTGGGCACTGTCGGCCGTTGGCATCATCGGCGTTTGGGTGTTACTCGGTTTTTGTACTGTTCTTTTGTCGACAGGCATATCGAAGGTGGACCCAGCTCTTTATGAGTCGGCCAGAATCGATGGGTCCAGTTGGTTTACGGAGTTTACCGCGATCACAGTTCCTCTTCTTAGGCATGAGATCGGTGTATGCCTGACTGTCACGGTAATTGCCGCACTTGCCACATTTGATATTGTCTACGTGGCAACAGCCGGTGGGCCTGGTAATGCAACGTCGGTCCCCGGTCTCCAGATCTATATCCTTGCGTTCTCTCAACGAAATATTGGTTTGGCATCTGCTTTGGCAGTCATGCTCATGATTCTTGTTGTCTTGATTATCCTCCCGATCCAACGCCTGAACCAGGAGGTGAAGTAA